A genome region from Ahaetulla prasina isolate Xishuangbanna chromosome 8, ASM2864084v1, whole genome shotgun sequence includes the following:
- the CBR4 gene encoding 3-oxoacyl-[acyl-carrier-protein] reductase isoform X4, with protein sequence MSKVCAIFGGSGGIGQAVAQLLAQKGYCLAVIARNLDRAQATVDRLGAGHLALSCDITKEEAIQKTFKEIENKLGHIRYLVNAAGINRDGLLLRTKSEDMLSQLQTNLLGTMLTCKAAVKSMIQQQSGAIVNVGSIVGLKGNAGQSAYSASKAGLVGFSRSFAKEVAQKNIQVNMVAPDI encoded by the exons ATGTCAAAGGTTTGTGCCATTTTTGGAGGTTCTGGGGGAATTGGTCAGGCTGTTGCACAGCTCCTGGCACAGAAAGGATATTGCCTGGCTGTTATAGCAAGAAATCTGGACAGGGCTCAAGCTACTGTGGATAGATTAGGAG CAGGTCATCTTGCACTGAGTTGTGATATCACCAAAGAAGAAGCCATccaaaaaacttttaaagaaatAGAGAACAAATTAGGTCATATACGCTATCTGGTTAATGCTGCAGGTATCAACAG GGATGGACTACTATTGCGAACCAAGTCTGAAGATATGCTATCCCAGCTTCAGACCAATCTTTTGGGAACCATGTTGACATGTAAAGCTGCTGTAAAAAGTATGATTCAACAGCAGAGTGGTGCTATTGTTAATGTTG gaagtaTTGTTGGATTAAAAGGCAATGCAGGTCAAAGTGCATATAGTGCTAGCAAAGCAGGATTAGTTGGATTCTCACGCTCTTTTGCTAAAGAAGTAGCACAAAAGAACATTCAAGTCAACATGGTTGCTCCAG atatttaa
- the LOC131203496 gene encoding uncharacterized protein K02A2.6-like has product MTRWVGFLAAYQYTLVYRPGKAIGHADALSRCPLPIPAEDPAPASSVLFIDDQAIPVSASDVAKFSSKDCTLRQVADWVRRGWPLGQLASEFQPYKVRQHEISIIRGCLLWGSQVIIPDELRGRILNVLHEGHSGIARMKALARSYLWWPRLDGEIAEWVAGCPRCQIHRAAPPAAVATEWEMPKSPWARVHIDFAGPIQGHMLLIIVDAYSKWVEVVSMTSTTSEALIHALKRVFATHGLPDVLVSDNGPQLTSAAFQACLAKQGIRHATIAPFRPASNGLAERTVRSAKEVLAKLVSGDWRDKIATYLLAQHTTPCPMTNRCPAELLMGRRLRTVLDRLHPEYLPEKPPDSTSGARAFQVGDWVYAQHFGGDPRWLPGQIEEVTGPRSYRVQLEDGRMWRRHVDQLRRRHMPPSNVPSNTDLAASNQPPPVQSKESRPENMPNPDSPPTTSPAVDLPQRPHQDRSNEFPSSAAKQALEVRAVGTIVAVGGHVHSCWDAWARVVAYIPGASEAAASCHCSLSGTLRLENAILGLRE; this is encoded by the exons ATGACACGATGGGTTGGGTTCTTAGCGGCATACCAATACACCTTGGTCTACAGGCCAGGCAAGGCTATTGGGCACGCGGACGCATTGAGCCGTTGCCCCCTTCCAATTCCTGCAGAGGACCCTGCCCCTGCCTCATCAGTCCTGTTTATCGACGACCAGGCTATTCCAGTGTCAGCATCAGATGTGGCGAAGTTCTCTTCCAAGGACTGTACCCTCCGCCAAGTGGCTGACTGGGTGAGGAGGGGGTGGCCCCTTGGGCAGTTGGCTTCCGAGTTTCAACCTTACAAGGTCAGGCAGCATGAAATTTCTATCATCAGAGGTTGCCTACTTTGGGGCTCCCAAGTGATAATTCCAGATGAGCTCCGTGGCCGGATCCTCAATGTCTTGCATGAAGGCCACTCAGGCATCGCCCGCATGAAGGCATTAGCCCGcagttacctgtggtggccaaggctagatggggaaatcgctgagtgggtggccgggtgcccaaggtgccagatccatagagcagctcctccagcggcagtggccactgaatgggagatgccaaaaagcccctgggcccgcgtccacatagattttgccggccccatccaaggtcacatgttgttgattatcgttgacgcttactctaagtgggtcgaggttgtctcaatgacctctaccacctcagaggcactgatccatgcacttaagagagtttttgccactcatggtttgcctgatgttttagtgtcagataatgggccgcAGCTAACCTCAGCGGCCTTCCAAGCATGCCTGGCAAAGCAGGGCATTCGCCACGCCACTATTGCTCCATTTCGTCCTGCCTCGAATGGCCTGGCTGAAAGGACAGTCCGCTCAGCTAAAGAAGTCCTAGCTAAATTAGTTTCCGGAGATTGGCGAGACAAAATAGCGACCTACCTATTGGCACAACACACAACTCCATGCCCCATGACTAACCGCTGCCCGGCAGAACTGTTGATGGGCCGACGATTGAGGACTGTGTTAGATCGTTTGCACCCTGAGTACTTGCCAGAGAAACCCCCTGATTCTACCAGTGGAGCCCGCGCATTCCAAGTGGGGGATTGGGTGTATGCCCAGCATTTTGGGGGGGACCCGCGGTGGCTACCAGGTCAAATAGAAGAAGTGACCGGCCCCCGTTCATACCGGGTTCAGTTGGAAGATGGCCGCATGTGGCGGCGCCATGTGGATCAACTGCGCCGCCGCCACATGCCCCCATCCAATGTACCGAGCAACACAGATCTGGCCGCATCGAATCAGCCACCACCTGTACAAAGCAAAGAGTCCCGTCCAGAAAACATGCCCAATCCTGATAGTCCACCCACAACTTCACCAGCTGTCGATTTACCTCAAAGGCCACATCAGGACCGGTCCAACGAGTTTCCATCCAGCGCGGCTAAACAAGCCCTAGaagttcgg GCGGTAGGTACAATTGTCGCGGTCGGTGGTCACGTCCATTCGTGTTGGGACGCGTGGGCCAGAGTTGTGGCTTACATCCCTGGAGCGTCCGAAGCTGCGGCGTCATGTCATTGCAGCTTGAGTGGAACGCTGCGTTTGGAGAACGCGATTCTCGGGCTGCGAGAATAA